From the Paenibacillus sp. FSL H8-0548 genome, one window contains:
- a CDS encoding biotin/lipoyl-binding protein, whose translation MSQKLKPLLGWSFALLIGVSLTGCSLLPAEENALKPPLVKPAQENYRTVTVEKGTITQEIKGSGSLESTQSEIAQFTGQGGRIAKMMVTAGQQVKKGDVLVQLNVDGLDIQLKEQQLSVARSKLTLKQAKAGGDSDAIEIAKLQMEIESLKLERLMATFNSKQLVSGMDGQVTFVEDLEEGDFVDAYQTLVIISDPNRLRIALRVETGSEISSVDVGFPAAVKFGSEELEGKVVQTPSSAPTTLNEQQRDRYSKTLFIEVPKVPSDAAIGAFVDVRIILQQRDEVLKIPRSGVRSFLGRTFVRTLEDGNKIREIDVETGIKGSTEMEITKGLEEGAIVVLQ comes from the coding sequence TTGTCACAAAAGCTTAAGCCGCTGCTCGGCTGGTCATTCGCGCTCCTTATTGGCGTTTCCCTTACAGGATGCTCCTTGCTGCCTGCAGAGGAGAATGCGTTAAAGCCGCCGCTTGTGAAGCCGGCACAAGAAAATTATCGGACCGTCACTGTTGAGAAAGGAACGATTACGCAGGAAATTAAAGGAAGCGGGAGTTTGGAATCGACGCAATCGGAAATTGCGCAGTTTACAGGCCAAGGTGGACGCATCGCCAAGATGATGGTTACTGCAGGACAACAGGTGAAGAAGGGCGATGTGCTCGTACAGCTGAATGTAGATGGTCTAGACATTCAATTGAAGGAGCAGCAGCTTTCTGTTGCGAGGTCGAAGCTGACACTTAAGCAGGCCAAAGCCGGCGGTGATAGCGATGCGATTGAAATTGCCAAGCTCCAGATGGAGATTGAGAGCTTGAAGCTGGAGCGGCTGATGGCGACCTTCAATAGCAAGCAGCTCGTTTCCGGAATGGATGGACAGGTCACCTTTGTCGAGGATTTGGAGGAGGGCGATTTTGTCGATGCGTACCAGACGCTTGTCATTATTTCTGATCCAAACAGGCTGCGAATTGCGCTTCGTGTAGAGACTGGATCGGAAATTAGCAGTGTAGATGTAGGCTTCCCAGCAGCAGTGAAGTTTGGTTCTGAGGAGCTGGAAGGTAAAGTTGTACAAACGCCATCGTCCGCTCCGACGACCTTGAATGAGCAGCAGCGGGATCGTTATTCGAAGACATTGTTCATAGAGGTGCCTAAGGTGCCAAGCGATGCTGCCATTGGAGCATTTGTGGATGTGAGAATTATTTTGCAGCAGCGTGATGAGGTTTTGAAAATTCCGCGCAGCGGTGTGCGCAGCTTCCTAGGCAGAACATTCGTCAGGACGCTGGAGGACGGCAACAAAATTCGTGAAATCGATGTGGAAACGGGTATCAAGGGCTCAACTGAAATGGAGATCACGAAGGGTCTGGAAGAAGGCGCTATAGTCGTGCTGCAATAA
- a CDS encoding ABC transporter ATP-binding protein — protein MLPTKHDIIHASALKRTFGRGSGAVTVLKGVDLSIPSGKLIAFKGRSGSGKTTLINLLSALDRPTEGQITFDGRDLTAMSNQERDLVRRNEMGLIFQSFALIPLMSAYENVEFILRVAGLGANGRKEAAVEALDQVGLKTRMHHRPFELSGGEQQRTAIARAIAHKPKLLLADEPTAELDSRTGLQIMKVFRDLVETAGMTIIMTTHDPAIMEIVDHVYELEDGQIVTKA, from the coding sequence ATGCTGCCGACTAAGCATGATATTATTCATGCAAGCGCTTTAAAAAGAACGTTTGGACGCGGTAGCGGAGCAGTTACTGTATTGAAAGGTGTCGATCTATCGATTCCTTCTGGTAAGCTTATCGCGTTTAAAGGGAGATCTGGCTCTGGAAAAACGACGCTAATTAATTTGTTAAGCGCGCTGGACCGACCGACTGAGGGACAAATAACGTTCGATGGACGTGATCTGACAGCGATGTCCAATCAAGAGCGGGATCTTGTGCGACGGAACGAAATGGGACTTATTTTTCAATCCTTCGCCCTGATTCCTCTTATGTCCGCTTATGAGAATGTGGAGTTTATTTTAAGAGTCGCGGGATTAGGGGCTAATGGCCGCAAGGAAGCGGCAGTAGAGGCTTTGGATCAGGTTGGTTTAAAAACAAGGATGCATCATCGCCCGTTCGAGCTGTCGGGCGGGGAGCAGCAGCGTACGGCCATTGCAAGGGCGATTGCTCATAAGCCAAAGCTGCTGCTTGCCGATGAGCCTACAGCAGAGCTGGATAGCCGGACAGGCTTGCAAATTATGAAGGTGTTTCGTGATTTGGTTGAAACGGCAGGCATGACGATTATTATGACTACTCATGATCCTGCCATTATGGAAATCGTTGACCATGTGTATGAATTGGAGGATGGACAAATTGTCACAAAAGCTTAA
- a CDS encoding AEC family transporter has protein sequence MNIFLHILLTNVLPMVIMIGLGIILGRAFKLDIKTLSKLNFYLFSPAIMFNLLYKTDISASVIGKILFFFVLFMVAQYMLVEVVIRIRGYKPSMKSAMRNSVLFYNSANYGIPLNQLAFAGNEKTLAIQVLIMMTQSLIPNTYGIYNVNAHKADMRTIWRTIISMPIIYVIPIAFLLRGFEVAIPQPLATPLGYLSDAFIGTALITLGVQLGNMEWKINRSLLIDVSLSGMLRLVAGPLLAWLIVWTMGLDKLTAAALIVSSAVPTSLSSVLLAVEFDNEAEFASQSVFVSTIISILTVTAVIFFLKLEM, from the coding sequence ATGAATATTTTCCTTCACATCTTGTTGACAAATGTACTTCCCATGGTCATTATGATCGGTCTCGGTATTATTCTTGGGCGGGCATTCAAGCTGGATATTAAAACCTTATCGAAGCTGAACTTTTATTTATTTTCGCCAGCGATTATGTTTAATTTGTTATATAAAACCGATATATCTGCCTCAGTGATCGGAAAGATTTTGTTTTTCTTCGTGCTGTTTATGGTTGCGCAATATATGTTGGTTGAGGTAGTTATCCGGATTAGGGGTTATAAGCCAAGTATGAAGAGTGCGATGCGAAACAGCGTTCTCTTCTATAATAGCGCTAATTATGGCATACCGCTTAATCAGCTCGCATTTGCCGGCAATGAGAAGACGCTCGCGATTCAGGTGCTGATTATGATGACACAGTCATTGATACCGAATACGTATGGCATCTATAACGTGAACGCACACAAAGCGGATATGCGCACCATTTGGCGCACGATCATTTCAATGCCTATTATTTATGTCATACCGATTGCCTTTCTATTAAGAGGCTTCGAGGTCGCTATTCCTCAGCCGCTTGCTACGCCGCTTGGTTATTTATCGGATGCGTTTATCGGTACAGCGCTTATTACGCTCGGTGTTCAGCTTGGGAATATGGAGTGGAAAATTAATCGTTCACTTCTCATCGATGTCAGCTTGTCAGGGATGCTGCGGCTCGTTGCTGGACCGCTGCTTGCTTGGCTAATCGTATGGACGATGGGACTGGATAAGCTAACCGCTGCCGCGCTTATCGTGTCCTCGGCGGTTCCGACCTCGCTTAGCAGCGTGCTGCTGGCAGTCGAGTTTGACAATGAGGCTGAATTTGCCTCACAGTCGGTATTTGTTTCTACTATTATTAGTATTTTAACCGTTACAGCCGTTATTTTTTTCTTGAAGCTGGAAATGTAA
- the cysK gene encoding cysteine synthase A, with amino-acid sequence MSLVADNITDLIGNTPLVRLNKVVPEGSAEILLKLEFFNPGSSVKDRIAISIIEEAEREGRLKPGDTIIEATSGNTGIGIALVAAARGYKAILVMPETMSLERRNLLRAYGAELVLTPGSEGMKGAIRTAQELQAKHPDYFPALQFDNPANVKIHRETTGPEIIRAVESLGGSLDGFVAGVGTGGTITGAGEVLRDRYPHIHIAAVEPAGSPVLSGGPSGLHKIQGIGAGFVPSILDTDVYNEIIQVSNEDAFETARRVAKEEGILGGISSGAAIYAAIQLAQKLGTGKRVIAIIPSNGERYLSTVLYQQEQQL; translated from the coding sequence ATGAGTCTCGTGGCTGATAATATTACAGATTTAATTGGGAATACACCTTTGGTCCGTCTTAACAAGGTAGTGCCGGAGGGCAGCGCAGAAATATTATTGAAGCTGGAGTTTTTTAATCCAGGCAGCAGCGTGAAGGATCGCATCGCGATTAGTATCATCGAGGAGGCGGAACGGGAAGGAAGATTGAAGCCGGGCGATACGATCATTGAAGCGACAAGCGGCAACACAGGCATTGGCATCGCTTTGGTAGCGGCAGCCAGAGGCTATAAGGCTATTCTCGTTATGCCGGAAACGATGAGCTTGGAGCGTCGCAATCTGCTCCGGGCTTATGGCGCGGAATTAGTGCTGACACCAGGGTCCGAAGGGATGAAGGGCGCTATCCGAACTGCGCAGGAGCTGCAGGCGAAGCATCCTGATTATTTTCCAGCGCTGCAATTCGATAATCCGGCCAATGTGAAAATCCACCGCGAAACGACTGGACCTGAGATCATTAGGGCAGTTGAATCGCTGGGCGGCAGCTTGGACGGCTTTGTAGCAGGCGTCGGCACAGGCGGCACCATTACGGGCGCCGGCGAGGTGCTGCGCGATCGGTATCCACATATTCATATTGCGGCGGTTGAGCCAGCCGGCTCGCCTGTTCTTTCGGGGGGGCCTTCCGGACTCCACAAAATTCAAGGGATAGGCGCAGGCTTCGTTCCCTCGATACTAGATACGGACGTTTATAATGAAATTATTCAAGTCAGCAATGAGGATGCCTTCGAGACAGCCAGAAGAGTGGCTAAGGAGGAAGGCATTCTCGGCGGTATTTCTTCCGGTGCGGCAATCTATGCAGCTATTCAGCTTGCCCAGAAGCTGGGAACGGGCAAACGTGTAATAGCCATCATTCCGAGCAATGGGGAGCGCTATCTATCCACGGTGCTTTATCAGCAGGAGCAGCAGTTGTAG
- a CDS encoding ABC transporter ATP-binding protein → MRPAQAIHNWQADQKGDPNLPEQKPEYVPAFRTLFSYARPHIWSFIGVFCCTIIAILSDLLQPFLMKIAIDDNLLSGKNDYKGLLTICFVYLGLSVSSLIFTYFQSNLLQNIGQSIVSRIRKQLFGHILKQSMRYFDRMSSGSLITHVSSDTEALNQFFNQVLLSLFRDGLTLIFIIVMMFQLDTQLALYCLILLPIIWGIAIGFRSFMRKTYQLARTRLSRLVAFVAENLSGMNLVQVFHQQKEQEKQFDERNELYFKANLREIRTNVVFGRTFDILSNLSIAFVTWIGGNAVLGQQLEFGVLYAFITYIRRFFQPINTITQQWNTLQSATVAITRIWSVFANKPDIMDREQEPVDLSKTAADDDADERQAALSSLSLEQVKGRIDFDRISFSYEEGIPIIRDLDLHINSGELIGVVGTTGAGKSSLISLLCRFYDVKKGSIRIDETDVRDIPQATLHRLVGLVQQEPYLYSGSIIENVRMFDETISREEVIRACEFVGADTIIKRLKNGYETKLSERGSGLSAGERQLISFARIIVFKPKVLILDEASANLDSHTEQLIQNALSVVSQDRTTIVIAHRLSTIMQADRIIVMSHGEIVEQGNHQQLLEHDGHYKELYEHSQGNVAV, encoded by the coding sequence ATGCGACCGGCACAAGCCATTCATAATTGGCAGGCGGATCAGAAGGGTGATCCTAATTTGCCTGAGCAGAAACCGGAATATGTACCGGCGTTTCGTACGCTTTTTAGCTATGCGAGACCACATATTTGGTCCTTTATCGGCGTATTTTGCTGCACGATCATTGCGATCCTATCGGATTTGCTGCAGCCTTTTTTGATGAAGATTGCCATTGATGATAATTTATTGTCGGGAAAGAACGATTATAAAGGGCTTCTTACGATTTGTTTTGTATATTTGGGTTTATCTGTATCGAGCTTAATATTCACTTATTTTCAAAGCAATTTGCTTCAAAATATAGGGCAGAGCATCGTATCCCGCATTCGTAAGCAGCTGTTTGGCCATATTTTGAAGCAGTCGATGCGATATTTTGACCGGATGTCCAGCGGCAGTCTCATCACTCATGTATCCAGTGATACGGAGGCTCTGAACCAATTTTTTAATCAGGTGCTCCTCAGCCTCTTTAGGGATGGCCTCACACTAATCTTTATTATCGTGATGATGTTTCAGCTGGATACACAGCTTGCGCTGTATTGCTTGATTTTGCTGCCTATTATTTGGGGGATTGCTATTGGCTTTCGTTCCTTTATGCGCAAGACCTATCAGCTTGCCAGAACGAGGCTCTCTCGCCTTGTTGCCTTTGTAGCGGAAAATCTATCGGGCATGAACTTAGTGCAGGTGTTCCATCAGCAGAAGGAGCAGGAGAAGCAGTTCGACGAACGTAACGAACTGTATTTCAAAGCTAATCTCAGAGAAATTCGGACGAATGTTGTGTTCGGACGGACCTTTGATATTTTGAGCAATTTATCGATTGCATTCGTCACTTGGATTGGCGGAAATGCGGTACTTGGCCAGCAACTTGAATTTGGCGTATTGTATGCTTTTATTACGTATATTCGCAGGTTTTTCCAACCGATTAATACGATCACTCAGCAATGGAACACGCTGCAGTCCGCTACGGTTGCCATAACAAGAATTTGGAGCGTATTCGCAAATAAGCCAGACATTATGGATCGCGAGCAGGAGCCGGTGGATTTGTCCAAAACGGCGGCAGACGATGACGCGGATGAGCGCCAGGCTGCGCTGTCGAGCTTAAGCTTGGAGCAGGTGAAGGGCAGAATCGACTTTGACCGCATTTCGTTCTCCTATGAGGAAGGGATACCGATCATTCGCGATTTGGATTTGCATATTAATTCGGGCGAGCTCATTGGCGTTGTAGGAACGACAGGGGCGGGCAAGAGCTCGCTGATCAGCCTGCTGTGCCGTTTCTATGATGTGAAGAAAGGCAGCATCCGAATTGATGAGACGGATGTGAGGGATATTCCGCAGGCAACTCTTCATAGGCTTGTAGGGCTCGTACAGCAGGAGCCTTACCTTTATTCAGGCAGCATCATCGAAAACGTTAGAATGTTCGATGAGACGATTTCCCGCGAGGAGGTTATTCGTGCCTGCGAATTTGTTGGAGCGGATACGATCATTAAGCGGTTGAAAAACGGATACGAGACGAAGCTATCGGAGCGCGGCAGCGGTTTATCTGCAGGCGAACGCCAGCTGATCTCCTTTGCGCGAATTATCGTATTTAAGCCTAAGGTGCTTATCCTGGATGAAGCTAGCGCAAATCTTGATTCACATACCGAGCAGCTGATTCAGAATGCGCTATCGGTCGTATCACAGGATCGTACTACCATTGTCATTGCCCATCGTTTGTCTACCATTATGCAGGCGGATCGCATCATTGTCATGAGCCATGGTGAAATCGTGGAGCAAGGCAATCATCAGCAGCTGCTGGAGCATGACGGACATTATAAAGAGCTGTATGAGCATTCGCAGGGCAATGTTGCTGTGTAA
- a CDS encoding ABC transporter ATP-binding protein encodes MKPKRILADFFRRTWYVYLFSVFFHLLSNVINVFFPKVLGEFTDKLQSSGLTSSLIVDYSLKLLIIGVGHVLFNGIAMYLIMYVGRKFEFHVRKVLFKHFTEMSERFYSKNGVGKLLSYFMNDVTAVRESISMGFNATTNATMLLIAAITMMLLSSIPYYLILASIFPLLLIPVIVVYLGPMIRKRSLEVQEALGTMTETAEEQFGGIRVTKKFAVEDIMNERFGSTVDEIRHKQLRLVRVSSFFQALIPFLGTLALVVALAFGGYMTITKQITLGNFVALTLYITMLMNPLQQIGNVINTIQRSRASLERLNGLLSQRSDIVELEDAKVVNLISEAISVRNLSFAYDEASSPVLKDISLNVKAGKTLGIIGRTGSGKTTLMKLLLRTYDPPPGTILYGNTDVRKLTLKSLREQIAYVPQDGFLFSTTIRENIAFSDRDRGLEEVEAAAKHAQIYSSIDELPNKFETRLGERGLTLSGGQRQRTSLARGIIKDAPIMILDDSVSAVDAVTEKDIMNSIQKERNNKTTIIIAHRISAIKHADEIIVLDEGVIVQRGTHLELLEQQGLYATLHAIQEEGSQYATGTSHS; translated from the coding sequence TTGAAACCCAAACGAATATTAGCTGATTTTTTTCGGAGAACGTGGTATGTGTATCTGTTTTCTGTTTTCTTTCATTTGCTTTCTAATGTGATTAACGTTTTTTTTCCCAAGGTGCTGGGAGAATTTACGGATAAGCTGCAAAGCAGCGGCTTAACAAGCAGCTTGATTGTTGATTACAGCTTAAAGCTTCTAATTATAGGTGTGGGGCATGTGCTGTTCAATGGCATTGCAATGTATCTAATTATGTATGTAGGCAGAAAATTCGAATTTCATGTTCGGAAGGTGCTGTTTAAGCATTTTACGGAAATGAGCGAACGTTTTTATTCGAAAAATGGTGTCGGCAAGCTGCTAAGCTACTTTATGAATGACGTAACGGCGGTACGCGAGTCGATATCGATGGGCTTCAACGCTACAACTAATGCGACAATGCTTCTCATAGCGGCGATTACAATGATGCTGCTGAGCAGCATACCCTATTATTTAATTTTGGCATCCATATTTCCGCTCCTGCTTATTCCGGTTATCGTGGTCTATTTGGGACCCATGATTAGAAAACGTTCGCTTGAGGTGCAGGAAGCGCTCGGCACGATGACGGAAACAGCAGAGGAGCAATTCGGCGGTATTCGGGTGACGAAGAAATTTGCGGTAGAAGACATTATGAATGAGCGCTTTGGCAGCACAGTCGACGAGATTCGGCATAAACAGCTGCGTTTGGTGCGTGTCTCATCTTTTTTCCAAGCACTCATTCCATTTCTCGGTACGCTAGCTTTAGTTGTTGCGCTTGCCTTTGGCGGTTATATGACGATAACGAAACAGATCACGTTAGGCAACTTTGTTGCGCTCACGTTATATATCACGATGCTGATGAATCCGCTTCAGCAAATCGGAAACGTCATTAACACCATTCAACGCTCACGCGCTTCTTTAGAGCGTCTAAATGGCTTGCTGTCACAGCGTTCAGATATTGTGGAGCTGGAGGATGCGAAGGTTGTAAATTTGATTTCTGAAGCGATCTCGGTTCGGAATTTGTCCTTTGCTTATGATGAAGCTTCAAGCCCTGTGCTCAAAGACATTAGCTTGAACGTCAAGGCAGGCAAAACGCTTGGCATTATAGGCCGAACGGGCAGCGGGAAAACAACATTGATGAAGCTGCTGCTGCGTACCTATGACCCGCCGCCAGGAACAATTTTGTATGGAAATACAGATGTACGCAAGCTGACGCTAAAAAGCCTGCGGGAGCAAATTGCTTACGTTCCGCAGGATGGATTTTTGTTCAGCACGACCATTAGGGAGAATATCGCCTTCTCCGATCGCGATCGGGGGCTGGAGGAGGTTGAAGCCGCCGCAAAGCATGCGCAAATCTACAGCAGTATTGATGAATTGCCGAACAAGTTCGAAACTCGGCTCGGCGAACGCGGATTAACGTTGTCCGGCGGCCAGCGTCAGAGAACGAGCTTGGCGCGAGGCATCATTAAGGATGCCCCGATTATGATTCTTGACGATAGCGTAAGCGCGGTCGATGCAGTGACGGAGAAGGATATTATGAATTCCATTCAAAAGGAACGAAATAACAAAACGACGATTATTATTGCTCATCGCATTAGTGCAATTAAGCATGCGGATGAAATCATCGTTCTTGATGAAGGTGTGATCGTGCAGCGCGGCACGCACTTGGAGCTATTGGAGCAGCAAGGACTCTATGCGACACTTCATGCCATACAGGAGGAGGGGAGTCAATATGCGACCGGCACAAGCCATTCATAA
- a CDS encoding ABC transporter ATP-binding protein, which yields MNSNFNSVSTPRQGGGTGGMRKFGTGEKVKPASILSMFVRIYTHARLQMPLLIVAVACVIGISLLEFIVPQLTRMTIDSIIPNKLFHKLFLIGGGVLGAALALGALRYISTSLMASIGQRVLYNLRNDLYRHMQSLDVSFFDRNRTGDLMSRVTNDVSILQQMISSSMMQLFTDFFTFTAIAVYMLWIDWRLTVLLLATFPFMILTTKVFGKRMRSSFRKVQESVADVSDHLQNTLTGIRLIKAFTAEDYESDRFSEHTQRNMDANVQVTRLRAAYEPIIDFLNFLGLAIVLVFGAWLAMHDQMTVGTIVAFIAYLRLLQNPIRHFSRIINTIQQSAAAYERIMEVMDTEAEIVEKKEAIQLPKVSGHIVFDHIDFAYSGNATVLKAFHLELEAGKVTALVGSSGSGKTTIANLIARFYDPQSGEITIDGYSLKDITLSSLREQIGIVSQDVVLFNGTIGENIRYGNPHASNADVIAAAHAANAAGFIDSFPLGYETQIGERGVKLSGGQKQRLSIARAILKNPRVIILDEATASLDSESEQHIQDALAQLLKGRTCLVIAHRLSTISQADQIYVLEHGGIVENGTHDELLTQQGRYSQLYELQFPQTIEA from the coding sequence ATGAACAGCAACTTCAATTCCGTATCTACGCCTAGACAAGGCGGGGGAACGGGTGGTATGCGGAAATTCGGAACTGGCGAGAAGGTGAAGCCCGCGAGCATACTGAGCATGTTCGTGAGAATCTATACGCATGCAAGGCTGCAAATGCCTTTGCTGATCGTTGCCGTCGCCTGTGTCATCGGAATTTCATTGCTTGAGTTTATTGTTCCGCAATTGACACGTATGACGATCGACAGCATTATTCCGAATAAGCTTTTTCATAAGCTGTTTCTAATTGGCGGCGGTGTGTTGGGTGCAGCGCTGGCACTTGGCGCTTTGCGTTATATTAGTACGTCGCTTATGGCTTCTATCGGTCAAAGGGTGCTGTACAATCTCCGCAACGATTTGTATCGCCATATGCAAAGCTTGGATGTGTCGTTCTTCGATCGTAATCGTACTGGTGATTTAATGTCCCGGGTCACGAATGATGTAAGTATTCTTCAACAAATGATTTCCTCCAGCATGATGCAATTGTTTACCGACTTTTTCACCTTTACAGCGATTGCGGTGTATATGCTCTGGATTGATTGGAGGCTGACGGTGCTGCTGCTTGCAACCTTCCCCTTTATGATCCTGACAACGAAAGTATTCGGCAAAAGAATGAGGTCCTCGTTCCGAAAGGTACAGGAATCCGTAGCGGATGTGAGTGATCATTTGCAAAACACGCTTACGGGCATAAGGCTGATCAAGGCGTTTACCGCCGAGGATTACGAGTCGGATCGTTTCTCAGAGCACACGCAGAGAAATATGGATGCGAATGTACAGGTGACCCGCTTGCGAGCTGCTTATGAGCCTATTATTGATTTTCTTAATTTTCTTGGTCTTGCCATTGTACTTGTATTTGGAGCATGGCTGGCCATGCATGATCAGATGACAGTGGGAACCATCGTTGCGTTCATCGCCTACTTGCGGCTTCTGCAAAATCCGATACGCCATTTTAGCCGGATTATTAATACGATTCAGCAATCTGCAGCCGCCTATGAACGAATTATGGAGGTTATGGATACAGAAGCTGAAATTGTTGAGAAGAAGGAAGCGATACAGCTGCCGAAAGTGAGCGGTCATATCGTTTTTGATCATATTGATTTTGCTTATTCAGGAAATGCAACGGTGCTGAAAGCATTTCACCTGGAGCTTGAGGCTGGCAAAGTAACTGCGCTCGTCGGATCATCGGGCTCGGGGAAAACAACGATTGCTAATCTTATCGCTAGATTCTATGATCCACAATCTGGTGAAATAACGATTGACGGCTATTCGCTGAAGGATATTACGCTTTCCTCGCTCAGAGAGCAAATCGGCATTGTGTCGCAGGATGTTGTGCTGTTTAATGGCACGATTGGTGAGAATATTCGCTACGGAAATCCTCACGCGTCGAATGCGGATGTGATCGCGGCAGCTCATGCAGCCAATGCAGCGGGGTTCATCGATTCGTTTCCGCTAGGGTACGAGACTCAAATTGGTGAACGGGGAGTTAAGCTCTCTGGAGGGCAGAAGCAGCGGCTTTCCATTGCCAGAGCGATATTGAAAAATCCTCGCGTTATTATTTTGGATGAGGCAACTGCTTCGCTTGACTCTGAGTCGGAGCAGCATATTCAAGACGCACTGGCGCAATTGCTGAAGGGCCGCACCTGTCTGGTCATCGCGCATCGTCTATCTACCATCTCACAGGCGGATCAAATTTATGTGCTGGAGCATGGAGGAATCGTAGAGAATGGAACGCATGATGAGCTGCTGACGCAGCAAGGGCGCTACAGCCAACTGTATGAATTACAATTTCCGCAAACAATTGAAGCGTAA
- a CDS encoding PadR family transcriptional regulator → MTKEWQPDERLFLHHEHERDISGTGRRYFSRGGVKYALLELLEKESMHGYQMMKALEEQSGGTYKPSAGSIYPTLQMLRDQGFVESSKQDGKKVFEITDNGRVYLFEEKENTVISPERREQGEAEEEGVPCDRSRPNRRLTPAGKELLHLLKAAERAVVSDSEKAAELRIILEQLRFSLRQIAAGTTRVSEEGEGI, encoded by the coding sequence ATGACGAAGGAATGGCAGCCAGACGAAAGATTGTTTTTGCATCATGAACATGAAAGGGATATTAGCGGAACAGGAAGACGATATTTTAGCCGCGGCGGAGTGAAGTATGCACTGCTGGAGCTGCTGGAGAAGGAGAGCATGCATGGCTATCAAATGATGAAGGCGCTAGAGGAGCAGTCGGGAGGTACCTATAAGCCAAGTGCCGGGTCGATTTATCCTACCTTGCAGATGCTTCGGGATCAGGGATTTGTGGAATCCTCGAAGCAAGATGGCAAGAAGGTGTTCGAAATTACCGACAATGGCAGAGTTTACTTGTTCGAGGAGAAGGAGAATACCGTTATCAGTCCAGAACGCCGAGAGCAGGGAGAGGCTGAGGAGGAAGGCGTTCCTTGTGATCGAAGCAGGCCGAATCGGCGCTTAACACCAGCGGGTAAAGAGCTGCTGCATTTGCTAAAGGCTGCAGAACGCGCAGTTGTAAGCGATAGTGAAAAGGCCGCAGAGCTGCGTATCATACTTGAGCAGCTGCGTTTTTCTCTTCGCCAAATTGCTGCAGGCACGACCCGCGTCAGCGAAGAGGGCGAAGGAATATGA
- a CDS encoding aldo/keto reductase family protein codes for MSVKYRNLGASGLKVSEISLGSWLTYGGYVERENAVKSIQTAYDLGVNFFDTANVYAKGEAEKVVGETLRAYPRESYVLATKVYGKIGDGPNDRGLSRKHVIESANASLKRLGLDYVDVFYSHRFDPETPIEETLRAFEDLVRQGKIHYVGVSEWTAAQITEAFAIADKYLLDRIVVNQPIYNLFDRYIEKEIIPLGSKKGFGQVVFSPLAQGLLTGKYSANDQVPAESRAAKHENFKNRITEEKLAKVEGLKVIASELDITVGQLALAWILRQPNVSSALVGASRPEQVEENVKASGIVLDDAALERIAAVIDNDPVAAKGKF; via the coding sequence ATGTCAGTAAAATATCGGAATTTGGGTGCAAGTGGTCTTAAGGTCAGCGAAATTAGTCTAGGAAGCTGGTTAACCTACGGCGGGTACGTAGAGCGTGAAAATGCAGTGAAATCGATTCAAACAGCCTATGATTTAGGTGTTAATTTTTTTGATACGGCTAACGTCTATGCGAAGGGTGAGGCGGAGAAGGTTGTTGGAGAAACGCTTCGCGCTTATCCACGCGAATCCTATGTTTTGGCAACGAAGGTATACGGCAAAATTGGCGATGGCCCCAATGATCGTGGACTATCTCGCAAGCATGTTATTGAATCAGCAAATGCCAGCTTGAAGCGCCTTGGACTTGATTATGTAGACGTTTTTTATAGCCATCGCTTTGATCCTGAAACACCTATTGAAGAAACGCTTCGCGCTTTTGAGGATTTGGTTCGCCAAGGAAAGATTCATTATGTAGGCGTCAGCGAATGGACGGCAGCACAAATAACAGAGGCGTTTGCGATTGCTGATAAATATTTGCTTGATCGGATTGTTGTTAACCAGCCGATCTACAATTTGTTTGATCGTTACATTGAGAAGGAAATTATACCGCTTGGCAGCAAAAAAGGATTTGGACAGGTTGTCTTCTCTCCGCTTGCCCAAGGCCTGCTTACAGGCAAATATTCAGCCAATGATCAAGTGCCGGCTGAGTCTCGCGCAGCCAAGCATGAGAACTTTAAAAACAGAATTACCGAGGAGAAGCTGGCGAAGGTTGAAGGGCTCAAAGTCATCGCTTCCGAGCTTGATATTACGGTTGGTCAGTTAGCGCTGGCGTGGATTTTACGGCAGCCTAACGTTTCGAGTGCTTTGGTCGGAGCAAGCCGTCCCGAGCAGGTGGAAGAGAATGTGAAGGCGTCGGGGATCGTGCTCGACGATGCTGCACTAGAGAGAATTGCGGCTGTTATAGATAATGATCCTGTCGCCGCCAAAGGGAAATTCTAA